A single region of the Oenococcus kitaharae DSM 17330 genome encodes:
- a CDS encoding NADPH-dependent FMN reductase, with protein MTKKIALIVGSLRKKSYTRAVGTQAAALLPKGFELVDMKISDLALYNQDFDDENQVPESWQRFRKQMADIDAVIFATPEYNRSMPAALKNALDVGSRPVGQSIWNGKPALIISVSPGNISGFGANHHLRQSLVFLNMPVVAQPEVYIGKVRDLLDDNLKIINPGTTAFLQTAINTFVDLVKRFS; from the coding sequence ATGACTAAAAAAATTGCCTTAATTGTTGGCAGTTTAAGGAAAAAATCTTATACACGAGCCGTTGGCACACAAGCAGCTGCCTTATTGCCTAAGGGTTTTGAACTCGTCGATATGAAAATTTCGGATCTAGCACTCTATAATCAAGATTTTGACGATGAGAATCAGGTTCCGGAGAGCTGGCAGCGGTTTCGAAAGCAAATGGCTGACATTGATGCAGTGATTTTTGCAACACCAGAATATAATCGCTCCATGCCGGCTGCACTAAAGAATGCTTTAGATGTAGGCTCTCGGCCAGTCGGGCAAAGTATCTGGAATGGCAAACCTGCTTTGATTATCAGCGTCTCTCCTGGCAACATTTCTGGATTTGGTGCCAACCATCATTTACGGCAGTCCCTGGTCTTTTTGAACATGCCGGTAGTAGCTCAGCCTGAGGTATATATAGGGAAGGTGCGCGATCTTTTGGATGATAACCTTAAAATTATTAACCCCGGTACAACTGCATTTTTGCAAACCGCTATCAATACTTTTGTAGATTTAGTAAAACGGTTTTCGTAA
- a CDS encoding Fur family transcriptional regulator — protein sequence MIKTAGIGEALEVMKKNGLKITNQRSDMLQYLADRQDYYLPIKEIDLFLRQTYKHMSYETVYRNVQELEKISVLETRNFKNGLCVKYQCDFKNLKHCHFICEKCRRVIELKRPDLTDFQKQIPDCEINSTDFELFGVCADCLAAAV from the coding sequence ATGATAAAAACAGCTGGTATCGGCGAAGCACTTGAGGTCATGAAAAAAAATGGCCTGAAAATTACAAATCAAAGAAGCGATATGCTGCAATATTTAGCGGATCGACAGGATTATTATCTGCCAATCAAGGAGATTGACCTTTTTCTGCGCCAGACTTATAAGCATATGAGTTATGAAACGGTTTATCGAAATGTTCAGGAACTCGAAAAGATTTCAGTGCTTGAGACACGTAATTTTAAAAATGGTCTTTGTGTGAAATACCAATGTGATTTTAAGAATCTGAAACACTGCCACTTTATCTGTGAAAAATGCCGCCGTGTGATTGAATTAAAACGACCGGATTTAACAGATTTCCAAAAACAAATTCCTGACTGTGAAATTAATTCAACGGATTTTGAACTTTTTGGTGTCTGTGCTGATTGTTTGGCGGCCGCAGTTTGA
- a CDS encoding MDR family MFS transporter, giving the protein MSKAIDSKGQPYNRLMMIVVLLVGTFCTVLNQTILATAFPTLMKAFNISTSTVQWLTTGFLLVNGIMIPVSAWLSNRFNSKWLYISSMAIFEIGTIMAWAAPSFAFLLSGRLIQAVGVGISMPLLQNIMLSIFPPDKRGAAMGMAGIVIGVAPAIGPTLSGWIIDTWQWRDLFGMIIPIVALVLLAAFFFMKPVIETSRPKLDWLSLALSTAGFGALLYGFSSVGDDGWGSRIVLSCLIIGLILIVLFVWRQLTMKTPFLQLRVFSSSTFTIATALSSVVMIAMVGVEMIVPLYLQIVHHMSALHSGLTLLPGALMMAVMSPITGRAFDRIGAKRLSIAGLFLLTAGTLSFVMITQTTPVIYITILYALRMFGISMVMMPATTAGMNALPTNLIAHGTAVNNTVRQVASSIGTAILISILSNVTNNQMPNQGLLKSSPLAYQVKAFNATMSGYHAAFWIAVAFCAAGFVIAFFMKNKEEKNFLEDAVQDAKEPLAQGGEA; this is encoded by the coding sequence ATGTCAAAAGCAATTGACTCTAAGGGTCAGCCCTATAACCGCTTGATGATGATTGTTGTCTTATTAGTTGGTACTTTTTGTACTGTACTCAATCAGACAATTCTCGCAACGGCCTTTCCAACTCTTATGAAGGCTTTCAATATTTCGACTTCGACAGTCCAATGGCTAACCACTGGTTTTCTACTGGTAAATGGGATTATGATTCCTGTTTCGGCCTGGTTATCCAATCGTTTTAACTCTAAATGGCTTTACATTTCATCCATGGCCATTTTTGAGATTGGAACGATTATGGCCTGGGCAGCTCCGAGTTTTGCCTTTCTTTTATCTGGACGTCTGATCCAAGCTGTCGGCGTCGGCATTTCGATGCCTTTGCTGCAGAATATTATGCTGTCTATCTTTCCACCTGACAAACGTGGAGCAGCGATGGGGATGGCCGGGATTGTCATCGGCGTTGCACCGGCTATCGGACCGACATTGTCCGGCTGGATCATTGATACCTGGCAATGGCGTGACTTGTTCGGCATGATTATCCCGATCGTTGCACTTGTGCTGCTGGCTGCTTTCTTCTTTATGAAGCCGGTTATCGAGACATCGCGTCCAAAACTGGATTGGTTGTCTCTAGCCCTATCAACGGCTGGATTCGGTGCTCTGCTGTATGGCTTTTCGTCAGTTGGCGATGACGGCTGGGGATCTAGAATAGTTTTGTCCTGCTTGATCATTGGTTTAATTTTGATTGTTTTATTCGTCTGGCGCCAATTGACTATGAAAACACCCTTTTTGCAGCTGCGCGTCTTCTCATCTTCAACTTTCACAATTGCGACTGCATTAAGTTCGGTTGTCATGATTGCAATGGTTGGTGTTGAAATGATCGTGCCGCTTTATTTGCAGATTGTTCATCATATGAGTGCTTTGCATTCAGGTTTGACACTGCTGCCGGGTGCTTTAATGATGGCAGTCATGAGCCCGATTACGGGCCGCGCCTTCGACCGTATTGGTGCAAAACGTTTATCGATTGCCGGACTCTTCTTATTAACGGCCGGAACCTTGTCCTTTGTGATGATCACGCAGACAACGCCTGTTATCTACATCACGATCTTGTATGCACTGCGTATGTTTGGTATTTCGATGGTCATGATGCCGGCAACGACAGCTGGTATGAATGCACTGCCGACTAATCTGATTGCTCATGGTACAGCTGTTAACAACACAGTTCGTCAAGTAGCCAGTTCGATCGGGACTGCGATATTGATTTCTATTTTGTCTAATGTCACTAACAATCAAATGCCGAATCAGGGTTTGTTAAAATCATCGCCTCTGGCATATCAAGTGAAAGCCTTTAATGCAACCATGTCAGGGTATCATGCTGCCTTCTGGATTGCTGTTGCTTTCTGTGCTGCCGGCTTTGTGATCGCATTCTTTATGAAAAATAAAGAAGAGAAAAATTTCTTAGAAGACGCCGTACAAGACGCTAAAGAACCGCTCGCTCAGGGAGGTGAAGCATGA
- a CDS encoding magnesium transporter CorA family protein, with protein MKKYASDSSRRFDLILVEDYAKADRDLLEKQFQIDPLLLEYVDDKNGPARIESDDSLEDTVIVFWVPISERSHSEPISVIFHKQQMFVFLNSKMIFIHDTIMDLLEQSEGDRVNFLLDLLQLTLNKYLDIISNLFERTEHIQTHLSSHRNSRNFENLTRVNRSVVFLRSAVKENADCFSQIHAFFKDAHVEVQTTAARKLRKLNLAVRQSTRLIDLISENVEQLSDAYDRLINNDLNAIMRFLTVWSLLLAIPPIVSGFYGMNMHLPLAAGSLAWLISLIVTVILMVALIIYLHHHHSL; from the coding sequence TTGAAGAAATATGCATCAGACAGCAGCCGCCGTTTCGATCTCATTTTGGTCGAAGATTATGCTAAGGCTGATAGGGACCTGCTCGAAAAACAATTCCAGATTGATCCGCTGCTGCTTGAGTATGTCGATGATAAAAATGGCCCAGCACGAATTGAAAGCGACGACTCCCTAGAGGATACCGTGATTGTTTTTTGGGTACCAATTAGTGAAAGATCACATTCCGAACCTATTTCTGTCATTTTTCACAAACAGCAGATGTTTGTATTCCTTAATTCAAAAATGATTTTTATTCATGATACCATCATGGATTTGTTAGAACAGTCAGAAGGCGACCGTGTCAATTTTTTGTTGGATCTTTTGCAGCTGACACTAAATAAATATTTGGATATCATCTCGAATTTGTTCGAGCGAACGGAACATATTCAGACACATTTGAGTTCCCACCGTAATAGCAGAAATTTTGAAAATCTGACAAGAGTGAACCGGAGCGTGGTTTTTCTCCGGTCTGCAGTCAAAGAGAATGCTGATTGTTTTTCTCAAATTCATGCGTTTTTCAAGGATGCACATGTCGAAGTTCAGACGACCGCCGCACGTAAACTTAGGAAACTCAATCTTGCAGTTCGCCAGTCAACTAGATTAATCGATTTGATATCCGAAAATGTTGAACAGTTAAGTGATGCCTATGATCGCTTGATTAATAATGACCTGAATGCCATTATGCGTTTTTTGACGGTTTGGTCTTTGTTACTCGCTATTCCGCCAATCGTGAGCGGTTTCTATGGTATGAATATGCATTTGCCGCTGGCTGCAGGGTCGCTTGCATGGTTGATTTCGTTAATTGTCACCGTTATTTTAATGGTCGCGTTGATTATTTATCTCCATCATCATCATTCTTTATAA
- a CDS encoding fluoride efflux transporter FluC, translated as MLRNSIIVLICAFVAGALRELLELSFQSPFHWITIIINLAGAFLMGMTYEYVRIAKKNAANFSLIAGTGLIGSFTTFSTFISEIYALAARQQFLSAVIYLAVSTFFGILLLVSGKKIVQVVKHAD; from the coding sequence TTGCTGAGAAACAGTATCATTGTTTTAATTTGTGCATTTGTTGCGGGTGCTTTAAGGGAATTACTGGAATTATCTTTTCAAAGCCCTTTCCATTGGATCACAATAATCATCAATTTGGCCGGTGCCTTTCTAATGGGTATGACCTATGAATACGTTAGGATTGCCAAGAAAAACGCTGCGAATTTTTCATTAATCGCTGGTACAGGCCTGATTGGCAGCTTCACCACTTTTTCGACTTTTATTTCAGAGATTTATGCCTTGGCCGCTCGTCAGCAATTTTTGTCAGCGGTGATTTACTTGGCAGTATCAACATTTTTTGGCATTCTTCTACTGGTTAGCGGCAAAAAAATTGTCCAGGTCGTGAAACATGCTGATTAA
- a CDS encoding MerR family transcriptional regulator — MSDIQVNTQFNDFIDFRPLIQSIIKDDKVLIGIADLALATGVSQTQLRYWLEKGYIISGGDPKKKKFSYGTVFRVAIIKHLQDEGFTLAAAVAKADHHSAIVKAFKHLVADRLTGIQETDTATFIDFGSFDPQPDKHLIAKVTDKETHFLVQ, encoded by the coding sequence ATGAGTGACATACAAGTAAACACACAATTCAATGATTTCATAGATTTTCGTCCTTTAATTCAATCGATTATTAAAGATGACAAAGTCTTAATCGGCATCGCTGATCTTGCATTGGCGACCGGCGTTTCCCAGACACAACTGCGTTATTGGCTAGAAAAGGGCTATATCATTAGTGGTGGCGACCCGAAAAAGAAAAAGTTTTCCTACGGAACTGTCTTTCGTGTGGCTATTATCAAGCATCTGCAGGATGAAGGTTTTACATTAGCGGCGGCCGTCGCTAAAGCCGATCATCATTCAGCCATTGTCAAAGCTTTTAAGCATCTTGTTGCAGACCGCCTTACCGGTATTCAGGAGACTGATACGGCGACATTTATTGACTTCGGCAGTTTTGACCCCCAGCCTGACAAACATTTAATCGCCAAAGTCACAGATAAGGAAACACATTTTCTCGTCCAATAG
- a CDS encoding DUF4811 domain-containing protein, whose amino-acid sequence MILILLILSAVAFFMSFIYVDRLFPRTLLTLISGVVLILSLIAIVANFHDHFGLQKVTTQRSFKIYSAAGSKMPIGLLLYQPIGTSGKDNVYIYATKSNQKKPSHTQADAMTKNRLTRVSSENARLQTSETRWEYRSAFNRLLFGLAGNGHELTHRVNRFYLPKSWLRLSTIQAKALQKQMSSAKFQAQAKSQGAAYVQAQMQAAIAKQPSLAADRQAQQRLGKQFAADFQMQLIQETVSKLNK is encoded by the coding sequence ATGATTTTAATTCTACTGATTCTTTCCGCGGTTGCTTTTTTCATGAGTTTTATCTATGTTGACCGTCTTTTTCCACGAACTTTGCTGACTCTTATTTCAGGGGTTGTACTGATTTTATCTTTAATTGCCATAGTTGCTAATTTTCATGATCACTTCGGATTGCAAAAAGTCACAACACAGCGGAGTTTCAAAATTTATTCTGCGGCAGGCAGCAAAATGCCGATTGGTTTGTTGCTATATCAGCCAATCGGTACTAGCGGCAAAGATAATGTCTATATTTACGCGACAAAGTCCAATCAGAAAAAACCGAGCCACACGCAGGCTGATGCCATGACGAAGAACCGTCTGACGCGTGTCTCTTCTGAAAATGCACGTTTGCAGACAAGTGAAACACGCTGGGAATATCGTTCTGCTTTTAATCGTTTATTGTTTGGCCTTGCAGGAAACGGCCACGAATTAACACACCGAGTTAATCGCTTCTACTTGCCGAAATCTTGGCTGCGCTTGTCGACAATTCAAGCAAAAGCCTTGCAAAAACAAATGAGCAGTGCTAAGTTCCAAGCACAAGCTAAGTCACAAGGAGCTGCATATGTGCAGGCACAGATGCAGGCAGCGATTGCCAAACAGCCATCTTTAGCAGCTGACCGTCAAGCACAACAGCGCTTAGGCAAACAATTTGCGGCTGATTTTCAAATGCAGCTAATTCAAGAAACTGTCTCAAAATTGAACAAATAA
- a CDS encoding cation:proton antiporter → MAFLGILCLILLMTTLAGQLSAKANLPVVIGQLVVGVVIGPAVLNWVQPNDLTQIFSEIGVVILMFMAGLESDLHLLRRFMKPSLLVAVTGMLLPLISFFAVGELFGLNRTESLFLALIFSATSVSITVEVLKEMNRLNSREGITILGAAVADDILSVILLSLISGDTGASNILRTIISQIAFFVILIAAARWLIPQLMKWSGIFDLRVSEVLMALILCFAFSYLADLMGLSSVIGAFFSGIAIGQTSFKQIINEGIQPIGYALFIPIFFVSIGLDLRLTGLIDDWLFFTILTIIAVLSKTLGAGLGARLFSFSYRSSLMIGFGMVSRGEMALIIAQIGFQDKLLSSDRYSAVIAAIFAATLIAPFLLRAIIGSHPKNT, encoded by the coding sequence ATGGCATTTTTAGGAATCTTGTGTTTAATCCTGCTCATGACAACACTAGCTGGACAGCTCAGTGCCAAAGCTAATTTGCCAGTCGTAATTGGCCAGTTGGTCGTGGGTGTTGTGATTGGGCCGGCTGTTTTGAATTGGGTTCAGCCAAACGATTTGACTCAGATCTTTTCTGAAATCGGCGTCGTCATTCTCATGTTTATGGCCGGTCTAGAAAGTGATCTGCATTTATTGAGGCGTTTTATGAAACCGAGCCTGCTGGTCGCTGTGACAGGCATGCTGCTGCCGCTGATTAGTTTTTTTGCAGTCGGCGAACTTTTTGGCCTGAATCGCACAGAGAGCTTATTTTTAGCCCTGATTTTTTCAGCGACTTCCGTCTCGATCACGGTCGAAGTGCTAAAGGAAATGAATCGCCTCAACAGCCGCGAAGGCATTACAATCCTCGGTGCGGCAGTAGCTGATGATATTTTGTCGGTCATTTTATTGAGCTTGATTAGCGGTGATACGGGTGCATCAAACATTTTACGAACAATCATTAGCCAAATAGCCTTCTTTGTCATTCTTATCGCAGCAGCACGCTGGCTGATTCCGCAATTAATGAAATGGAGCGGCATTTTTGATCTTCGTGTGTCCGAAGTGCTCATGGCACTGATTCTGTGTTTCGCCTTTAGTTATCTAGCCGACTTAATGGGTCTCAGCAGTGTCATCGGTGCCTTTTTCTCAGGCATTGCCATTGGGCAGACTTCCTTTAAGCAGATCATCAATGAAGGTATCCAGCCAATCGGGTATGCCCTTTTTATTCCTATTTTTTTCGTCAGTATCGGTTTGGACCTGCGATTAACTGGTCTCATCGATGATTGGCTATTCTTCACCATTCTCACAATCATCGCGGTGCTGAGTAAAACGCTGGGAGCGGGTTTGGGTGCACGCCTATTTTCTTTTTCTTATCGCAGCTCGCTGATGATTGGTTTTGGTATGGTCTCGCGTGGCGAAATGGCTTTAATTATTGCTCAAATCGGTTTTCAAGATAAATTGCTCTCTAGCGACCGTTATTCAGCCGTGATCGCTGCCATTTTTGCCGCTACATTAATTGCCCCATTTTTGTTAAGAGCGATCATCGGTTCTCATCCAAAAAACACTTAA
- a CDS encoding fluoride efflux transporter FluC — MLIKLTLISALGTALGGEARYLISRYPRFDRLFGFSLATILINIIGSFLLAIVLNSPLALTWRTFFGSGIIGGLTTFSTFILETINLSSRQTGQKSLLYFAASLFLSLAAFALGVWLIGQ, encoded by the coding sequence ATGCTGATTAAACTAACCTTAATTTCAGCTTTAGGTACTGCCCTTGGCGGCGAAGCTAGATACTTGATTTCGCGCTATCCGCGCTTTGATCGCCTGTTCGGCTTTTCACTGGCAACGATTCTGATCAATATTATCGGCTCTTTTCTGCTGGCAATTGTATTAAATAGTCCCCTTGCTCTGACTTGGCGAACTTTTTTTGGCAGTGGTATTATCGGTGGATTGACGACTTTTTCAACCTTTATTTTAGAAACAATCAATTTATCGTCTAGACAAACAGGTCAGAAATCTCTGTTGTACTTCGCCGCTTCCTTATTCTTGTCCCTAGCAGCTTTCGCCTTGGGCGTCTGGCTGATAGGACAATAA
- a CDS encoding nucleoside hydrolase, with protein sequence MAEKHIILDCDPGVDDAFAIAAAILDPAIKLDLISTVAGNVSVDRTTKNALYLVQDMKAKVPVASGAARPLLRELESYEPWFGESGLGDYANGDLVISETDENAVAKIYETLIDSSQPMTIVGTGAYTNLALLLVEHPDIKPKIKEFILMGGTLSQGNMSSVAEFNIYCDPEAADLIYRSGIPIVTAGIDVSQKALIKFQTNDQLAGFGFVGDKLATLLKDYAERQENGFIVYDLNTIAYLRHPEFYKSRNYYMAIQKDGPARGASVADLSDRKDTNVKVLTDVDSQQLNDWLIKELAPLSKISE encoded by the coding sequence ATGGCAGAGAAACACATCATTTTAGATTGCGATCCCGGCGTTGACGACGCTTTTGCAATTGCCGCTGCAATCTTAGATCCGGCAATTAAATTAGACTTGATTTCAACCGTTGCCGGTAATGTCAGCGTTGACCGAACGACGAAAAATGCACTTTATTTGGTACAGGATATGAAAGCCAAAGTCCCAGTTGCCTCCGGTGCAGCTCGCCCTTTATTGCGAGAATTAGAAAGCTACGAGCCCTGGTTTGGCGAAAGCGGTCTGGGTGATTACGCCAACGGTGATTTGGTGATTTCTGAGACTGATGAAAATGCCGTTGCCAAAATCTACGAAACACTGATTGACAGTTCCCAACCAATGACTATCGTTGGGACTGGCGCCTATACCAACCTAGCATTGCTGCTGGTCGAGCATCCGGATATCAAGCCAAAAATCAAAGAATTTATTCTCATGGGCGGTACCTTATCTCAAGGCAATATGTCCAGCGTCGCTGAATTCAATATTTATTGCGATCCAGAAGCTGCCGATTTGATTTATCGTTCAGGAATTCCAATTGTGACTGCCGGAATTGACGTTTCGCAAAAAGCATTGATCAAATTTCAGACAAATGATCAGCTGGCAGGATTTGGTTTTGTCGGAGATAAACTGGCAACGTTATTGAAAGATTACGCTGAACGCCAAGAAAATGGTTTTATCGTCTATGATCTCAACACGATTGCTTACCTGCGGCATCCAGAATTTTATAAAAGCCGTAATTACTATATGGCCATTCAAAAAGATGGTCCGGCTCGTGGTGCTAGCGTAGCTGATTTATCTGATCGCAAAGATACAAATGTCAAAGTTTTGACCGATGTTGACAGTCAGCAATTAAACGATTGGCTGATCAAAGAGCTAGCTCCCCTATCTAAAATCAGCGAATAA
- a CDS encoding N-acetylmuramoyl-L-alanine amidase — MIIIFVLLILLAAGSFYLLHRASQLTVQASSVNLCASPSPRSRIIRRIVRGKRVTVLKRNQQTDWYYVQSASSKGWVAAWLLKDQSYDAARSSRLAESTIVLDPGHGGTDSGTLAPDGAMEKSYTLPTALKTYRLLKTQHARVLMTRHSDKSVSLAARPAMSNRVKATLFISFHFNSAGQRNLAYGYEVFKYHHNADQLAAILDQGFHNLSLYDRGISYGNFQVLRDNRRPAVLIEMGFMDSDFDFSYIKSPAYQQQVATDIVTSLNRYIK, encoded by the coding sequence TTGATTATTATTTTTGTTCTGCTGATTTTACTAGCCGCGGGATCATTTTATCTGCTGCATCGGGCCTCGCAATTAACTGTCCAGGCAAGTTCGGTTAATTTGTGTGCTTCGCCATCACCACGGTCGCGTATTATTCGCCGTATAGTTAGAGGCAAACGAGTGACTGTTCTTAAGCGTAATCAGCAAACCGACTGGTATTATGTCCAATCAGCTTCGAGTAAAGGCTGGGTGGCGGCCTGGCTTTTAAAAGATCAGAGTTACGATGCGGCCAGGAGCAGCCGTTTAGCTGAAAGCACAATTGTACTGGATCCTGGCCACGGCGGTACTGATTCTGGCACCTTGGCACCTGACGGTGCAATGGAAAAAAGTTATACGCTGCCGACAGCCCTAAAAACCTATCGGCTGCTAAAAACTCAGCATGCGCGCGTGCTGATGACGAGGCACAGTGATAAGTCGGTTAGTTTGGCGGCACGGCCGGCGATGTCTAATCGTGTCAAGGCAACCTTGTTTATCAGCTTTCATTTTAATTCTGCAGGGCAGCGCAATTTAGCTTATGGCTATGAGGTCTTTAAATATCATCATAATGCCGACCAGCTGGCAGCTATTCTCGATCAGGGTTTTCATAACTTGTCATTATATGATCGCGGAATTTCCTACGGCAACTTTCAAGTCTTGCGGGATAATCGGCGACCAGCTGTCTTGATTGAAATGGGATTCATGGATAGCGATTTTGATTTTTCTTATATCAAGAGCCCAGCTTATCAGCAGCAGGTCGCGACTGATATCGTGACTTCGCTGAATCGTTATATAAAATAA
- a CDS encoding NAD(P)-dependent oxidoreductase: MKLTVIGATGMAGSAIVLEAARRGHDVTAIARSAEKLADLKAKVPTAQTLIKDAFALTKDDLSNSDVVIDAFASSPKTAYLHVDLAAKLVALFRQSSQPRLFFILGAGSLHIGEDHHLAVKDMEKDPQNDSFISVPQNQLKELQFLQNVDDVNWVAVSPAASFHTGAATTILKGKDDLLFNQTGQSETSSGTMAKAILDEIEQENYHQTRFTIADGD; encoded by the coding sequence ATGAAATTAACAGTAATTGGTGCAACTGGCATGGCCGGATCAGCAATCGTCTTAGAAGCCGCTAGACGAGGCCATGACGTCACTGCGATTGCACGGTCGGCAGAAAAATTAGCTGATTTAAAGGCGAAGGTGCCAACCGCTCAAACTTTGATCAAAGACGCCTTTGCCCTGACCAAAGATGATCTATCAAACAGCGATGTCGTGATCGATGCCTTTGCCAGCAGTCCGAAAACAGCTTATCTGCACGTTGATTTAGCGGCCAAATTGGTTGCCCTTTTTCGCCAAAGCAGCCAGCCGCGTTTATTCTTTATTTTGGGCGCGGGCAGCCTGCACATTGGCGAAGACCATCATCTGGCTGTCAAAGATATGGAAAAAGATCCGCAAAACGATTCTTTTATTTCAGTACCACAAAACCAATTGAAGGAGCTGCAATTTTTGCAAAACGTCGATGATGTTAATTGGGTTGCCGTATCCCCTGCCGCCTCATTTCACACCGGTGCTGCGACAACTATATTAAAAGGCAAAGATGACCTGCTGTTTAATCAAACTGGCCAATCCGAAACTTCGTCAGGAACCATGGCCAAGGCAATTTTGGATGAAATTGAACAGGAAAATTATCATCAAACACGTTTTACAATTGCTGATGGTGATTAA
- a CDS encoding ClC family H(+)/Cl(-) exchange transporter — MSVFRLAITYGLQGSLFLYAQAHQNALYWLLILPLLLVIGWILSLLVRQDPNIKGSGIPQVEAQLINRLDIHWLSVLLRKFAAAVLALSTGLMLGREGPSIQLGAALGQGLAENRHASNTEKRILLSAGAAAGLSAAFNAPIAAVLFVVEEMHHNFSPLVWISAFIASLTADFVSLTFFGLRPVLHFDQVAALSLGSYLWLLPMAVVIGLLAVLYQKNTLSLPRLYAKLPIKASFYIFIPLLLSIPVIYFLPEIVGGGNRLILALPAAHLTLIAIALIFVLRYVYSLLTFASGVPGGIFLPILTLGALIGYFFYTLLHQLAVIPAADASVFITIGMAAYFGSISMAPLTAIILVTEMVGSLEHIMPLGLTTLVAYLIVDAFSGKPIYESLMLALLSHQSGKTKTAHRELFEFPIPSDSKLVGQTVSEVVWPEGCLILSIRRGSQSISANGKTSIQANDVLICLVKAGSINQMRQII; from the coding sequence GTGTCGGTTTTTCGACTAGCAATTACTTATGGCCTGCAGGGAAGCTTGTTTTTGTACGCTCAGGCACATCAAAATGCGCTTTACTGGCTGCTGATTCTGCCGCTATTGTTAGTAATCGGCTGGATTTTATCTTTATTGGTCAGGCAGGATCCAAACATCAAAGGGTCGGGAATTCCTCAGGTCGAAGCACAGCTGATTAATCGTCTGGATATTCATTGGCTGTCTGTGCTGCTGCGAAAATTTGCGGCCGCCGTTTTAGCCTTGTCAACTGGCCTAATGTTAGGTCGTGAAGGCCCGTCCATTCAATTAGGAGCGGCTTTAGGGCAGGGGCTTGCTGAAAATCGTCACGCGTCTAATACAGAAAAACGGATCTTGTTATCGGCTGGTGCCGCAGCAGGATTATCAGCAGCTTTTAATGCACCGATTGCGGCAGTCTTATTCGTTGTCGAAGAAATGCATCATAATTTTTCGCCATTGGTCTGGATTTCAGCTTTTATTGCTTCACTGACTGCTGATTTTGTCTCGTTAACATTCTTCGGCTTACGGCCCGTGCTGCATTTTGATCAGGTCGCTGCCTTGAGCCTCGGCAGCTATCTCTGGCTATTGCCCATGGCTGTTGTGATCGGCCTGCTGGCTGTTTTGTATCAGAAAAATACACTCAGCCTGCCGCGCCTGTATGCTAAATTGCCGATTAAAGCGTCTTTTTATATTTTTATCCCATTATTGTTATCTATTCCTGTCATTTATTTCCTGCCAGAAATTGTTGGCGGCGGCAATCGCCTAATTTTAGCTTTGCCAGCTGCCCACTTGACTTTAATTGCGATAGCCCTGATTTTTGTGTTGCGCTACGTCTATTCTCTGCTGACATTTGCTTCTGGTGTCCCTGGTGGTATCTTTTTGCCGATCTTGACTCTTGGCGCTTTAATCGGTTATTTCTTTTATACTTTGCTACACCAGCTGGCCGTCATTCCAGCTGCGGATGCCAGCGTTTTTATCACGATTGGTATGGCAGCCTATTTTGGCAGTATTTCCATGGCGCCGTTAACCGCGATTATTCTTGTGACTGAAATGGTTGGCAGTTTGGAGCATATTATGCCATTAGGGCTTACGACACTGGTTGCTTATCTGATTGTTGATGCTTTTTCCGGCAAACCAATTTACGAAAGTCTCATGCTGGCGCTGCTTTCTCATCAATCCGGCAAAACAAAAACAGCTCATCGAGAGCTGTTTGAATTTCCGATTCCTAGCGATTCAAAACTAGTCGGTCAAACCGTGTCAGAGGTTGTTTGGCCTGAAGGATGTCTGATTCTTTCTATAAGAAGGGGTAGTCAATCAATTTCCGCAAACGGCAAGACAAGCATTCAAGCCAATGATGTCTTAATCTGCCTGGTCAAAGCCGGTTCGATAAATCAGATGCGTCAGATTATTTAA